Proteins encoded by one window of Primulina huaijiensis isolate GDHJ02 chromosome 1, ASM1229523v2, whole genome shotgun sequence:
- the LOC140983025 gene encoding peptide chain release factor PrfB3, chloroplastic isoform X5 — protein sequence MAAESLYTWMSAGLLNEIQLKNSRSSSNYPKIHTSPNFSSTALRASQESFDDGMFSLRKRIEDSVLRAEMLAPTALEVEEAKCVNQEEVVRDYDLWDDIGKSNEILIKLADSVKVVDALRDIKYKAEEAKLITELAEMDSISYALFRQAYRASLDVKKIMDNYEMSGLLKEPYDTEGACITVESRCGDVYSELWAGQLTQMYMKWAQRQGHIARIVEKFPSNKVGVRSATIELEFKFAFGYLSGERGIHSMIRNHETGNKTIHGEQATLASVDVIPLFLESSPDMFIDDEDVLVSYPSYKKDDLSVPSSAVNIRHIPTGLEVESTGERSRFANKIKALDRLKAKLLVLLRNQGLTDVKTIEKGAILDVWSTQETRRYVFQPNKMVHDLKSGIQVPRLQAILNGNIDSLIAAYINSRHK from the exons ATGGCGGCTGAATCTTTGTACACTTGGATGTCTGCTGGATTATTGAATGAAATTCAGCTCAAGAATTCTCGGAGTTCCTCAAATTAtcccaaaattcacacttcacCGAATTTCAGCTCCACTGCTTTGCGGGCTTCTCAAGAATCGTTCGATGACG GTATGTTTTCTTTGAGGAAGAGAATAGAAGATTCAGTCCTCCGTGCGGAGATGTTAGCACCCACAGCCTTGGAAGTTGAAGAAGCAAAATGTGTTAATCAGGAAGAAGTTGTTCGTGACTATGATTTGTGGGATGACATTGGTAAATCAAATGAGATTCTGATCAAACTGGCTGATAGTGTCAAGGTGGTTGATGCTCTCAGGGACATTAAATATAAG GCTGAGGAAGCTAAACTTATAACAGAGCTAGCAGAGATGGATTCTAtaagttatgcacttttcagGCAAGCATACAGAGCTTCGTTAGATGTCAAGAAGATCATGGATAATTATGAGATGTCTGGGCTTCTCAAAGAGCCATATGACACGGAGGGAGCATGCATCACTGTTGAATCTAGATGTGGAGATGTATACTCAGAG CTATGGGCAGGACAGCTAACACAAATGTACATGAAATGGGCTCAAAGGCAGGGCCATATAGCCCGAATAGTTGAGAAATTTCCTTCAAATAAAGTTGGTGTCAGGTCTGCTACCATCGAGTTGGAATTCAAGTTTGCTTTTGGCTATCTATCAGGGGAAAGAGGCATCCACTCTATGATCCGAAATCATGAAACCGGGAACAAAACTATTCATGGTGAG CAGGCTACCTTGGCATCTGTGGATGTGATTCCCCTATTCCTTGAATCATCTCCTGACATGTTTATTGACGATGAAGATGTACTTGTTTCGTACCCATCATATAAGAAGGATGATTTAAGTGTGCCTTCATCAGCAGTTAACATTCGTCATATTCCTACAGGTTTGGAAGTTGAATCCACAG GTGAAAGGAGTCGATTTGCTAATAAGATCAAGGCCCTTGATCGCTTGAAAGCTAAACTTCTCGTTCTTCTGAGAAACCAAGGATTAACCGACGTAAAAACCATAGAAAAAGGCGCCATTCTTGATGTGTGGAGTACTCAAGAAACTCGTCGATATGTGTTTCAACCGAACAAGATGGTACATGATCTGAAATCCGGTATCCAAGTTCCCCGGTTGCAAGCAATTTTAAATGGCAATATCGACTCTCTTATTGCTGCTTACATTAATTCAAGACACAAGTGa
- the LOC140983025 gene encoding peptide chain release factor PrfB3, chloroplastic isoform X1 — protein MAAESLYTWMSAGLLNEIQLKNSRSSSNYPKIHTSPNFSSTALRASQESFDDGKSKFFKELKGMFSLRKRIEDSVLRAEMLAPTALEVEEAKCVNQEEVVRDYDLWDDIGKSNEILIKLADSVKVVDALRDIKYKAEEAKLITELAEMDSISYALFRQAYRASLDVKKIMDNYEMSGLLKEPYDTEGACITVESRCGDVYSELWAGQLTQMYMKWAQRQGHIARIVEKFPSNKVGVRSATIELEFKFAFGYLSGERGIHSMIRNHETGNKTIHGEQATLASVDVIPLFLESSPDMFIDDEDVLVSYPSYKKDDLSVPSSAVNIRHIPTGLEVESTGERSRFANKIKALDRLKAKLLVLLRNQGLTDVKTIEKGAILDVWSTQETRRYVFQPNKMVHDLKSGIQVPRLQAILNGNIDSLIAAYINSRHK, from the exons ATGGCGGCTGAATCTTTGTACACTTGGATGTCTGCTGGATTATTGAATGAAATTCAGCTCAAGAATTCTCGGAGTTCCTCAAATTAtcccaaaattcacacttcacCGAATTTCAGCTCCACTGCTTTGCGGGCTTCTCAAGAATCGTTCGATGACGGCAAGAGCAAGTTTTTCAAAGAACTAA AAGGTATGTTTTCTTTGAGGAAGAGAATAGAAGATTCAGTCCTCCGTGCGGAGATGTTAGCACCCACAGCCTTGGAAGTTGAAGAAGCAAAATGTGTTAATCAGGAAGAAGTTGTTCGTGACTATGATTTGTGGGATGACATTGGTAAATCAAATGAGATTCTGATCAAACTGGCTGATAGTGTCAAGGTGGTTGATGCTCTCAGGGACATTAAATATAAG GCTGAGGAAGCTAAACTTATAACAGAGCTAGCAGAGATGGATTCTAtaagttatgcacttttcagGCAAGCATACAGAGCTTCGTTAGATGTCAAGAAGATCATGGATAATTATGAGATGTCTGGGCTTCTCAAAGAGCCATATGACACGGAGGGAGCATGCATCACTGTTGAATCTAGATGTGGAGATGTATACTCAGAG CTATGGGCAGGACAGCTAACACAAATGTACATGAAATGGGCTCAAAGGCAGGGCCATATAGCCCGAATAGTTGAGAAATTTCCTTCAAATAAAGTTGGTGTCAGGTCTGCTACCATCGAGTTGGAATTCAAGTTTGCTTTTGGCTATCTATCAGGGGAAAGAGGCATCCACTCTATGATCCGAAATCATGAAACCGGGAACAAAACTATTCATGGTGAG CAGGCTACCTTGGCATCTGTGGATGTGATTCCCCTATTCCTTGAATCATCTCCTGACATGTTTATTGACGATGAAGATGTACTTGTTTCGTACCCATCATATAAGAAGGATGATTTAAGTGTGCCTTCATCAGCAGTTAACATTCGTCATATTCCTACAGGTTTGGAAGTTGAATCCACAG GTGAAAGGAGTCGATTTGCTAATAAGATCAAGGCCCTTGATCGCTTGAAAGCTAAACTTCTCGTTCTTCTGAGAAACCAAGGATTAACCGACGTAAAAACCATAGAAAAAGGCGCCATTCTTGATGTGTGGAGTACTCAAGAAACTCGTCGATATGTGTTTCAACCGAACAAGATGGTACATGATCTGAAATCCGGTATCCAAGTTCCCCGGTTGCAAGCAATTTTAAATGGCAATATCGACTCTCTTATTGCTGCTTACATTAATTCAAGACACAAGTGa
- the LOC140983025 gene encoding peptide chain release factor PrfB3, chloroplastic isoform X3: protein MAAESLYTWMSAGLLNEIQLKNSRSSSNYPKIHTSPNFSSTALRASQESFDDGKSKFFKELKGMFSLRKRIEDSVLRAEMLAPTALEVEEAKCVNQEEVVRDYDLWDDIGKSNEILIKLADSVKVVDALRDIKYKAEEAKLITELAEMDSISYALFRQAYRASLDVKKIMDNYEMSGLLKEPYDTEGACITVESRCGDVYSELWAGQLTQMYMKWAQRQGHIARIVEKFPSNKVGVRSATIELEFKFAFGYLSGERGIHSMIRNHETGNKTIHGEATLASVDVIPLFLESSPDMFIDDEDVLVSYPSYKKDDLSVPSSAVNIRHIPTGLEVESTGERSRFANKIKALDRLKAKLLVLLRNQGLTDVKTIEKGAILDVWSTQETRRYVFQPNKMVHDLKSGIQVPRLQAILNGNIDSLIAAYINSRHK, encoded by the exons ATGGCGGCTGAATCTTTGTACACTTGGATGTCTGCTGGATTATTGAATGAAATTCAGCTCAAGAATTCTCGGAGTTCCTCAAATTAtcccaaaattcacacttcacCGAATTTCAGCTCCACTGCTTTGCGGGCTTCTCAAGAATCGTTCGATGACGGCAAGAGCAAGTTTTTCAAAGAACTAA AAGGTATGTTTTCTTTGAGGAAGAGAATAGAAGATTCAGTCCTCCGTGCGGAGATGTTAGCACCCACAGCCTTGGAAGTTGAAGAAGCAAAATGTGTTAATCAGGAAGAAGTTGTTCGTGACTATGATTTGTGGGATGACATTGGTAAATCAAATGAGATTCTGATCAAACTGGCTGATAGTGTCAAGGTGGTTGATGCTCTCAGGGACATTAAATATAAG GCTGAGGAAGCTAAACTTATAACAGAGCTAGCAGAGATGGATTCTAtaagttatgcacttttcagGCAAGCATACAGAGCTTCGTTAGATGTCAAGAAGATCATGGATAATTATGAGATGTCTGGGCTTCTCAAAGAGCCATATGACACGGAGGGAGCATGCATCACTGTTGAATCTAGATGTGGAGATGTATACTCAGAG CTATGGGCAGGACAGCTAACACAAATGTACATGAAATGGGCTCAAAGGCAGGGCCATATAGCCCGAATAGTTGAGAAATTTCCTTCAAATAAAGTTGGTGTCAGGTCTGCTACCATCGAGTTGGAATTCAAGTTTGCTTTTGGCTATCTATCAGGGGAAAGAGGCATCCACTCTATGATCCGAAATCATGAAACCGGGAACAAAACTATTCATGGTGAG GCTACCTTGGCATCTGTGGATGTGATTCCCCTATTCCTTGAATCATCTCCTGACATGTTTATTGACGATGAAGATGTACTTGTTTCGTACCCATCATATAAGAAGGATGATTTAAGTGTGCCTTCATCAGCAGTTAACATTCGTCATATTCCTACAGGTTTGGAAGTTGAATCCACAG GTGAAAGGAGTCGATTTGCTAATAAGATCAAGGCCCTTGATCGCTTGAAAGCTAAACTTCTCGTTCTTCTGAGAAACCAAGGATTAACCGACGTAAAAACCATAGAAAAAGGCGCCATTCTTGATGTGTGGAGTACTCAAGAAACTCGTCGATATGTGTTTCAACCGAACAAGATGGTACATGATCTGAAATCCGGTATCCAAGTTCCCCGGTTGCAAGCAATTTTAAATGGCAATATCGACTCTCTTATTGCTGCTTACATTAATTCAAGACACAAGTGa
- the LOC140983025 gene encoding peptide chain release factor PrfB3, chloroplastic isoform X2 gives MAAESLYTWMSAGLLNEIQLKNSRSSSNYPKIHTSPNFSSTALRASQESFDDGKSKFFKELSMFSLRKRIEDSVLRAEMLAPTALEVEEAKCVNQEEVVRDYDLWDDIGKSNEILIKLADSVKVVDALRDIKYKAEEAKLITELAEMDSISYALFRQAYRASLDVKKIMDNYEMSGLLKEPYDTEGACITVESRCGDVYSELWAGQLTQMYMKWAQRQGHIARIVEKFPSNKVGVRSATIELEFKFAFGYLSGERGIHSMIRNHETGNKTIHGEQATLASVDVIPLFLESSPDMFIDDEDVLVSYPSYKKDDLSVPSSAVNIRHIPTGLEVESTGERSRFANKIKALDRLKAKLLVLLRNQGLTDVKTIEKGAILDVWSTQETRRYVFQPNKMVHDLKSGIQVPRLQAILNGNIDSLIAAYINSRHK, from the exons ATGGCGGCTGAATCTTTGTACACTTGGATGTCTGCTGGATTATTGAATGAAATTCAGCTCAAGAATTCTCGGAGTTCCTCAAATTAtcccaaaattcacacttcacCGAATTTCAGCTCCACTGCTTTGCGGGCTTCTCAAGAATCGTTCGATGACGGCAAGAGCAAGTTTTTCAAAGAACTAA GTATGTTTTCTTTGAGGAAGAGAATAGAAGATTCAGTCCTCCGTGCGGAGATGTTAGCACCCACAGCCTTGGAAGTTGAAGAAGCAAAATGTGTTAATCAGGAAGAAGTTGTTCGTGACTATGATTTGTGGGATGACATTGGTAAATCAAATGAGATTCTGATCAAACTGGCTGATAGTGTCAAGGTGGTTGATGCTCTCAGGGACATTAAATATAAG GCTGAGGAAGCTAAACTTATAACAGAGCTAGCAGAGATGGATTCTAtaagttatgcacttttcagGCAAGCATACAGAGCTTCGTTAGATGTCAAGAAGATCATGGATAATTATGAGATGTCTGGGCTTCTCAAAGAGCCATATGACACGGAGGGAGCATGCATCACTGTTGAATCTAGATGTGGAGATGTATACTCAGAG CTATGGGCAGGACAGCTAACACAAATGTACATGAAATGGGCTCAAAGGCAGGGCCATATAGCCCGAATAGTTGAGAAATTTCCTTCAAATAAAGTTGGTGTCAGGTCTGCTACCATCGAGTTGGAATTCAAGTTTGCTTTTGGCTATCTATCAGGGGAAAGAGGCATCCACTCTATGATCCGAAATCATGAAACCGGGAACAAAACTATTCATGGTGAG CAGGCTACCTTGGCATCTGTGGATGTGATTCCCCTATTCCTTGAATCATCTCCTGACATGTTTATTGACGATGAAGATGTACTTGTTTCGTACCCATCATATAAGAAGGATGATTTAAGTGTGCCTTCATCAGCAGTTAACATTCGTCATATTCCTACAGGTTTGGAAGTTGAATCCACAG GTGAAAGGAGTCGATTTGCTAATAAGATCAAGGCCCTTGATCGCTTGAAAGCTAAACTTCTCGTTCTTCTGAGAAACCAAGGATTAACCGACGTAAAAACCATAGAAAAAGGCGCCATTCTTGATGTGTGGAGTACTCAAGAAACTCGTCGATATGTGTTTCAACCGAACAAGATGGTACATGATCTGAAATCCGGTATCCAAGTTCCCCGGTTGCAAGCAATTTTAAATGGCAATATCGACTCTCTTATTGCTGCTTACATTAATTCAAGACACAAGTGa
- the LOC140983025 gene encoding peptide chain release factor PrfB3, chloroplastic isoform X4: MAAESLYTWMSAGLLNEIQLKNSRSSSNYPKIHTSPNFSSTALRASQESFDDGKSKFFKELSMFSLRKRIEDSVLRAEMLAPTALEVEEAKCVNQEEVVRDYDLWDDIGKSNEILIKLADSVKVVDALRDIKYKAEEAKLITELAEMDSISYALFRQAYRASLDVKKIMDNYEMSGLLKEPYDTEGACITVESRCGDVYSELWAGQLTQMYMKWAQRQGHIARIVEKFPSNKVGVRSATIELEFKFAFGYLSGERGIHSMIRNHETGNKTIHGEATLASVDVIPLFLESSPDMFIDDEDVLVSYPSYKKDDLSVPSSAVNIRHIPTGLEVESTGERSRFANKIKALDRLKAKLLVLLRNQGLTDVKTIEKGAILDVWSTQETRRYVFQPNKMVHDLKSGIQVPRLQAILNGNIDSLIAAYINSRHK; this comes from the exons ATGGCGGCTGAATCTTTGTACACTTGGATGTCTGCTGGATTATTGAATGAAATTCAGCTCAAGAATTCTCGGAGTTCCTCAAATTAtcccaaaattcacacttcacCGAATTTCAGCTCCACTGCTTTGCGGGCTTCTCAAGAATCGTTCGATGACGGCAAGAGCAAGTTTTTCAAAGAACTAA GTATGTTTTCTTTGAGGAAGAGAATAGAAGATTCAGTCCTCCGTGCGGAGATGTTAGCACCCACAGCCTTGGAAGTTGAAGAAGCAAAATGTGTTAATCAGGAAGAAGTTGTTCGTGACTATGATTTGTGGGATGACATTGGTAAATCAAATGAGATTCTGATCAAACTGGCTGATAGTGTCAAGGTGGTTGATGCTCTCAGGGACATTAAATATAAG GCTGAGGAAGCTAAACTTATAACAGAGCTAGCAGAGATGGATTCTAtaagttatgcacttttcagGCAAGCATACAGAGCTTCGTTAGATGTCAAGAAGATCATGGATAATTATGAGATGTCTGGGCTTCTCAAAGAGCCATATGACACGGAGGGAGCATGCATCACTGTTGAATCTAGATGTGGAGATGTATACTCAGAG CTATGGGCAGGACAGCTAACACAAATGTACATGAAATGGGCTCAAAGGCAGGGCCATATAGCCCGAATAGTTGAGAAATTTCCTTCAAATAAAGTTGGTGTCAGGTCTGCTACCATCGAGTTGGAATTCAAGTTTGCTTTTGGCTATCTATCAGGGGAAAGAGGCATCCACTCTATGATCCGAAATCATGAAACCGGGAACAAAACTATTCATGGTGAG GCTACCTTGGCATCTGTGGATGTGATTCCCCTATTCCTTGAATCATCTCCTGACATGTTTATTGACGATGAAGATGTACTTGTTTCGTACCCATCATATAAGAAGGATGATTTAAGTGTGCCTTCATCAGCAGTTAACATTCGTCATATTCCTACAGGTTTGGAAGTTGAATCCACAG GTGAAAGGAGTCGATTTGCTAATAAGATCAAGGCCCTTGATCGCTTGAAAGCTAAACTTCTCGTTCTTCTGAGAAACCAAGGATTAACCGACGTAAAAACCATAGAAAAAGGCGCCATTCTTGATGTGTGGAGTACTCAAGAAACTCGTCGATATGTGTTTCAACCGAACAAGATGGTACATGATCTGAAATCCGGTATCCAAGTTCCCCGGTTGCAAGCAATTTTAAATGGCAATATCGACTCTCTTATTGCTGCTTACATTAATTCAAGACACAAGTGa